The Borrelia hispanica CRI DNA segment CAATATTAATCATTTTTTTCCCACCACTCTCTGCTTTTATAATCATTCCATTAGAATCAAAATCTAATTTATTTGAGACTGTGATACTTGAATCACTAGCAGCTAAGTATCCACAAAAATTACATGTTAT contains these protein-coding regions:
- a CDS encoding DUF228 domain-containing protein translates to ITCNFCGYLAASDSSITVSNKLDFDSNGMIIKAESGGKKMINIVALSDVFTIDLAEDDSTRKGQYKVYFVKVAIYGNRS